A genomic region of Ignavibacteria bacterium contains the following coding sequences:
- a CDS encoding DUF6496 domain-containing protein has protein sequence MNKKLNSKLCRQKKNSKRKYGKAASKYVESAVRREKKGTLKSGRSGKTVKSRKQAIAIGLSEAREKGAKVPKKKSTSKKSSSKNTPKKSSGRKSTRKKSSKK, from the coding sequence TTGAATAAAAAATTAAATTCAAAATTATGCCGACAAAAAAAAAATTCAAAACGAAAATACGGAAAAGCTGCAAGCAAATATGTTGAAAGCGCAGTTCGTCGAGAAAAAAAAGGAACACTCAAAAGCGGACGTTCAGGCAAAACTGTCAAGAGCCGCAAACAGGCAATTGCAATCGGGCTTTCTGAAGCAAGAGAAAAGGGCGCAAAAGTGCCGAAAAAGAAATCAACATCAAAAAAATCTTCTTCCAAAAATACACCAAAAAAATCGTCAGGTAGAAAATCTACCCGTAAAAAATCTTCTAAGAAATAG
- a CDS encoding phosphatase PAP2 family protein, which produces MKKFLLIFLFSFSSLYAQQSENSSGNKKADEYSFIEKIDISIFREINNNRSAFLDNTVPIVDRSVLPTAIVTPPLMFFLSRSSNSNYDENSAVLLGLSEASAFGLTTGLKLALQRKRPYEYLNDVYSDIPSTLGDPNSFPSGHTAMAFSMATSLTLRYPDNPLLIVGVFTYASTIAFSRMYLGVHFPSDVLTGMLVGSGSAALIYSLRKEIFKAKNNLFGESKQDSQEKSVNTAVLFGGIIAADLLNHFISKSSSKVIRSASFTTSSNGLSFQYNF; this is translated from the coding sequence TTGAAGAAATTTTTATTAATATTTCTTTTTTCGTTTTCCTCACTTTATGCCCAACAAAGCGAAAACTCAAGTGGAAATAAGAAAGCCGATGAATACTCTTTCATTGAGAAAATTGATATTTCTATTTTTCGCGAAATAAATAATAACAGAAGTGCTTTCCTCGACAATACCGTACCTATAGTTGACAGGTCAGTTTTACCAACAGCAATTGTCACTCCACCTTTAATGTTTTTTCTTTCACGCTCAAGCAACAGTAATTACGATGAAAATTCCGCAGTGCTGCTTGGATTATCAGAAGCATCCGCATTTGGTTTAACTACGGGATTAAAGCTTGCACTTCAGAGAAAAAGACCTTACGAATACCTTAATGATGTTTATTCTGATATTCCATCAACATTAGGCGATCCGAATTCTTTTCCTTCGGGACATACAGCTATGGCATTTTCAATGGCAACATCTCTCACTTTAAGGTATCCGGATAATCCGTTATTGATAGTCGGGGTGTTTACTTATGCTTCCACAATTGCCTTTAGCAGAATGTACCTTGGAGTTCATTTTCCATCGGACGTTTTAACGGGAATGTTAGTCGGAAGCGGAAGCGCTGCATTGATATATTCACTTCGAAAAGAAATTTTTAAAGCAAAAAATAATTTATTCGGAGAAAGCAAACAGGACTCACAGGAAAAAAGCGTTAACACTGCAGTTTTGTTTGGAGGAATAATTGCTGCCGATTTATTAAATCATTTCATTTCAAAGTCCTCAAGCAAAGTTATTCGCTCTGCTTCATTCACTACTTCGTCAAACGGATTAAGTTTCCAATATAACTTCTAA
- a CDS encoding PLP-dependent aspartate aminotransferase family protein, translating into MRFSTKQIHAGQHPDKETGAVMVPIYQTSTYANDKLGETKGYDYGRTINPTRAALEQNLAALENGKHGFCFSSGMAAVQTVIMMFKPGDHVICSDNVYGGTIRLYEQIIKDFGLEFSYVDTSSLDDIKNAIKPNTKLIYIETPTNPMLKITDLTSVSKIAKEKNIITCVDNTFMSPYFQNPIDFGIDVVLHSTTKYINGHSDVISGCLVTNDDDIAAKFKFLQNSIGSVPAPMDCFLILRATKTLSHRMRAHNENAMAIVESLSKNKKIEKIYYPGLKTHPQYKLATEQMRGFGGIISIELGDIETAKRFCNALKIFQIAESLGGVESLVCHPVSMTHGSVPVEIRKKIGLTDGLVRLSVGIEDKEDLIEDIETALKAL; encoded by the coding sequence ATGAGATTCAGCACAAAACAAATACACGCAGGGCAGCATCCTGACAAAGAAACAGGTGCCGTCATGGTTCCTATTTACCAGACTTCGACTTATGCAAACGATAAGCTGGGTGAGACAAAAGGATATGATTACGGAAGAACAATTAATCCAACAAGAGCTGCGCTTGAACAAAACCTTGCTGCACTTGAAAACGGAAAACATGGATTTTGCTTTTCATCCGGTATGGCTGCGGTGCAAACCGTTATAATGATGTTTAAACCGGGCGACCACGTAATTTGCTCTGATAATGTTTACGGCGGAACAATAAGACTTTACGAACAAATCATAAAAGATTTCGGTTTGGAATTTTCTTATGTTGATACCTCAAGCTTGGACGACATTAAAAATGCAATCAAGCCAAACACAAAGCTTATATATATAGAGACGCCGACTAACCCGATGCTGAAAATTACTGACCTTACATCTGTCAGTAAAATTGCAAAAGAAAAAAATATTATTACCTGTGTTGATAATACATTTATGAGTCCTTATTTTCAAAACCCGATTGACTTCGGCATTGACGTAGTTCTTCACAGCACAACAAAATATATTAACGGTCATAGCGATGTAATCAGCGGATGTCTCGTTACAAATGACGATGACATTGCTGCAAAATTTAAGTTTCTGCAAAATTCAATCGGTTCTGTTCCTGCTCCAATGGATTGCTTTCTTATTCTTCGTGCTACTAAAACTTTATCACACAGAATGCGTGCACATAATGAAAACGCAATGGCGATCGTTGAATCTTTAAGTAAAAATAAAAAAATAGAAAAGATTTATTACCCCGGCTTAAAGACCCACCCTCAATATAAACTTGCGACAGAACAAATGCGCGGTTTTGGTGGTATAATTTCCATCGAGCTTGGCGATATAGAAACTGCTAAAAGATTCTGTAATGCCCTCAAAATTTTTCAGATTGCTGAATCGCTCGGCGGTGTCGAATCCCTCGTTTGTCATCCGGTCTCAATGACTCACGGCAGTGTGCCGGTTGAAATACGCAAAAAAATCGGCTTAACCGATGGTTTAGTGCGTTTATCGGTCGGAATTGAAGATAAAGAAGACCTTATAGAAGACATTGAAACGGCACTAAAAGCTCTGTAA